The region GTTGTTATTGTGGGCTCGCTCACTCATTTGTGACTCTGAGaaggcggctgggggggggggtggcatggagagagggaggaggaggagcgtttATTAAGAGACCCAATTAAACGAGGCGGGAGGAGCGGGGTCTCTAGCCTCAAAAAcgaccacgggggggggggggagaagcacggCACACAAACGGGCTGGGTTTCGCCCGCCCCACATTCCTATTCCcggattccaccccaccccccctcagGAAGGTCGAGGCTCCTCTTTCCCACGAGTCCGTTTCCCTCTCTCTCAGGACTCCTTTCCCTCTCCCCGGCATAAATTGATTGACCCGGCGCCCGCCTGCTTTTTGCGGCTCACGGTCCACTGAAGCCCATCAATTAGGCACTTTCACTCTCTGTACTtaatggggggcggggcggagggcAATGCGCGCTTTTGCTTCGAAAggcggccagccagccagcccttctGCACCGGGGGTCCCTCTGGCTCATCCTGCCAACATTTCTGCCCCAGAGGCACCAGCGACTGACTGAACCGCCCCGTCCAACTCGCCCACTTAGGCTCGGGtgtcagactacagctcccatcatccctggtcattggccgtgccagctgaggctgatgggagttggagtttcaCGTCTAGGGGGTCGCAAGCCCCCCACCCTGGGGTTGCCACCAGCCGCAGCTCTATCATAGGGTTCCCGAAATGGACTCGCATTCGACGTCCCGTGGAACCTCTGCTGTTTTCCCTCAcggaggaagggagaaaggaaaggcGTCCCACGTGAATTTGTCTTATGGATGGGCGGTACAGGCTCATGGTGCACAGAATAGTCTTCGCTTCCTCCCTAACTCCCTAAGGGGTGGAATTGGAAAAGGCCCTTCCTTGCCATTTATGCAGTCTCAGGGGCTGGGAGAATGGAGCAGCTCGCGCAACTTAAGTCGCCTCGGGAAGCAGCGACGCTTACTCAGTAGTCTGCACATACGGAGCTGACGGGCTGCCTCGGGTGTAACGGCAGCAGGACACTGCAGCCGATCCCTGTGGCTTTTCCTTGCCAGTTCCGGACTTTGCTGCCTCGTGGGAGCCTCCCGCAGCTCCTTCTTCCTCTGAGCGGGCAGGCTGAGCCCCGGGACCTTTTTAACAACCCCGGGGTTGTCTGTCCGCCGCACCCACCCCTTCCTCACCACGTTCAGCACTGAACAAGGAAGAGTGTCTTAAAGTACATACGCAGAGTCCCATCTCTTCACCACTCATAGCTTCCTAAAAGTATCCAAGCTAGTTTGACTATCTCTTAACATTAGGAATTAAGCGCTGGGCACCTTCCCAAATCTCACCATCTCCCCGGCTTTGAGGCTGCCTCTTTTCTACTCACTACCACTTCCAGGCGGCGCTCCTCTGAATTCCTTTGGGTTTAGGGCTGGCAAACTCTCCccggcagaaattcaacaggtgcagctttgTTTGGCACAAACGCGCTCTTCTCGCCTTTgcatcacctgttgaatttccacCTGGCTAGCCAACAAGGAGAGTCGCGCCAGGTAATAACAACTCAGGCAAACAAAAATAGATGGCAAGCCTCTTTGGCCTCGATCCGAGCTGCTGCGCGGAGTGCAACCGAGCGAGACGCGCTCCCCGCGTGCGCCCACGTGCGGGCTCCCCTCCCACcggctttcttcctctctccatctatccctccctctctttctccccgccAGTCCCCACCTGGTTGTTCTTGCACAGATCGGCCCACATGCTGGTGCCGTCGCCGCCGCGCATGAGCACGTGGTAGGTGAAGAAGTAGATGCCGGGGATGGAGCAGGTGAACTTGCCCGTGGTGGGGTCGTAGTGGTTGCCCAGGTTGGTGACGACGTCGTCGAACTTGAGCACCTCGTAGCCCTCGTGCTGCCGCTTGAGGCCCGCGTAGAAGGCGATCTTGGGCACCGTGCTATAGGTGGCGGCGCTGATGGCCCCGGCCGCGTTCAGGCCCGGCGCCCCGGGCGGGCCCGGCAGGCCCTGGCGCCCAGGCTCTCCTTTTTCCCCCGGCGGACCCACGGGCCCCGGCGGGCCGGGTTCCCCCGGCGGCCCTCTGGGCCCGGCCTTGCCCGGGCGGCCGGCCTCTCCTTTGGGGCCCTGGATGAAGGTGGGCAGCGACTGCATGAGGCCTCGGTCCGGGGTGGCGGCCGTGCTGGGCGCCTTGGTGCCGCCGTACGGGTCGCACACCATGCGGCAGGTGCCCAGCATCTCGTAGTGCGCCGACGTGCCCGCCGAGCTGACCAGCA is a window of Zootoca vivipara chromosome 12, rZooViv1.1, whole genome shotgun sequence DNA encoding:
- the C1QL3 gene encoding complement C1q-like protein 3 — encoded protein: MVLLLVILIPVLVSSAGTSAHYEMLGTCRMVCDPYGGTKAPSTAATPDRGLMQSLPTFIQGPKGEAGRPGKAGPRGPPGEPGPPGPVGPPGEKGEPGRQGLPGPPGAPGLNAAGAISAATYSTVPKIAFYAGLKRQHEGYEVLKFDDVVTNLGNHYDPTTGKFTCSIPGIYFFTYHVLMRGGDGTSMWADLCKNNQVRASAIAQDADQNYDYASNSVVLHLEPGDEVYIKLDGGKAHGGNNNKYSTFSGFIIYAD